The following DNA comes from Vigna radiata var. radiata cultivar VC1973A chromosome 4, Vradiata_ver6, whole genome shotgun sequence.
ATTTCTTCCTTTAAGAACATATGGNCTGAAGTTTATTCTTCAAGGTGATTTTGTTCTTCCTTCATCTAGAGAGGAAGTTGACGGAGACAGTCCTTGGAATCAGTGGTTGCTGTCAGAGTATCCTAGTTTGTTTGTCAGGGCACAGAGAGAATTTTGTGAACTTCCCTGTTTTAGGAGTGAGCCTGAAAAGGGTTTGTCTGCCTTCATGAGTTTTGTTCCATTAGTTGGTGAAGTTCATGGTTTTTTCTCCAGTCTTCCTCGTTTGATTATTTCTAAACTGCGAATGATGAATTGCTTACTTGTGGATGGTGAAAATAGAGAGTGGGCTACTCCATGTAAGGTATTGAGAGGCTGGACAGAGCAGGTGCGTGATCTTATTCCTGATAATATGCTTCTTGAACACCTTGGGCTTAGATAcctgaaaaaaaatacagtattGTCTGATGCATTAGCAAGGGCACTAGGCATTGAGGACTAGGCATTGAGGACTTTGGGCCTAACATCCTTGTTCGATTACTATCATCTTTATGTCATAGAAAGACCACCCTTATATCGATGGGCATGAGTTGGCTAGCTACTTGTCTAAGTACTCTTTATTTAACAATGTTCAATTCGTCTGCCTCTGTGTCAATCAACTCTGAAATGGAAGATATTCGGAAAAATCTTCAAAAGATACCATTTATTCCACTTTCGGATGGNACATACAGCTCAGTGGATGAAGGCACTATATGGTTGCAGTCCAATAATTTAAACTCAGGGTTTGACGAAGAGCATAAAATTGAAGCGTTCCCTAATATATGTGCTAAACTAAGGACTGTAAGTCCTTCCCTTTTCTCTACATCTTCTGGTACTCTGAGCTTGAATATGATTTTTATGGACAATATTACCCAGTTACTTCAGGGTATTGGTGTTCAACAGCTNTCTGTACATGATATAGTGAAGCTGCATATTTTACCTGCNTTGTCNGATGAAACCATGGCAAACAAAAACAGAATGTTAATGGTGGAATATGTATGTTTTGTAATGCTACACCTGAACTCCTCCTGTTCTGATTGTTTTACTGAAAGCGATNATATAATATCTGAGTTTANATGTAAATCTTTGTTATTGACAAATTGTGGTTTCAAGTGTCCTGCCGATACACCAATTCATTTCTGTACTGGATTTGGGAATCCTGTTACTCCAAAATTGCTGGCTGACTGTGTAAATATGACGTGGCATGAGGTAGACCTAATCTATTTAAGCCATCCAGTAAATGAACCAGCTTCATCTGCAGCGGTGAAGTGGAGGAATTTTTTTGAGAAGATTGGCATCACAGACTTTGTTCAAATAATTCAGGTTGATAAGAGTGTTGTTGATATAGGTGATGCCACATTTAAGCAGGTGATGTGGGATAGGGGTCTAATATCGGCTGAATTATTAGTCAAAGACTGGGAGTCCCCAGAAATAGTGCAATTATTGTCCTTGTTGTCTAAAGGTGGCAATCTTGAAAATTGTAAATATCTCTTGGAGGTTCTTGACATGTTATGGGATGCTTGCTACAGTAATAAAACAACGGGTCATTTCTATCCTAAATCTACTGGGGATGGCCATCCCTTTAAGTCTACATTTATATGCAGCTTGTGTGATGTCCAGTGGGTGGTTTCAACCATGGATACAGACATACACTATCCTAGGGATTTGTTTTATGATTGTGAAACAGTCCGGATGATCCTAGGAGATTTTGCACCGTATGCTGTTCCAAAGGTTANTTTTGGGCACATTTNTGTTATTCAGTGAGAGAATGTATAATTTCCCCTTTTGGATTTCCTAACATATTTTTCTTCGGTTAGTCAGTGATATTTTTCAGTCTGTTATTTCTGTTAGGTTTTTGGGTGTTACAGTGATAGCTGTTACAATAATTGATTTAGCTTGTGCATGCATATTCTAATTAAGGAGGAAGCAATAATTATGGAATTACTTTTGCTTGATATGAATAGGGAATTGTTTTGCCCATATAAGCTCACAAGTAAGGGATGTCATTTCTGTTAGGTTTCTTGGTGACAAGAAACCCAGATTTCTCTGGTTAGGTTCCGAAACATAACAggcaaacaaacaaaacactgGAAAACGGTATTATTATTCCAAAACAATAAGTATGTTTGAATACAGCCAAGGGACACAACTTCCCTTCACACAGGATGTAACAGATCCTGTTTCTACTTTCTCAATTACAAACGTGTCTTTCACAAGACACCTCCAAGGGACACTATATAGCCATGCCCCAAGGGACACTATAACAGCATAACTACCCCAAACCTCTTAACAGCTTatgttctattttttaattcccTTTCTCCTAACATAGACTCTTATGGTCCTATCATTACCTGCGTGGCTTGAACAGTGGCCTGAACAACCATGTCCTCTAGGTTAAAATCATGAAATTGATTCTGTATACCTCATCCTCCCATGTAGCAGCCTTTGGTGCCCTTTCCTGCCACTCAATGAGAACCTGCTGCACTGGTTCTCCTTGTTTCTGACTCGTCCTTCTCTCTTGCACTTTGATGGGAAAACAAACTGCTCCTTTGCCTTGCAAGTCCTTTGGCATGTCTTTCTCCACTTGTTGAGTTCCCATTGCTATTTTGAGTTGAGACACATGGAAGATTGGATGGATACATGCTGTACCTGGCAGCTATAAACGGAAAGCAACTGGTCCCACTTGTTAGAGCACTTGAAAGGGACCATAGTATCTAGCTGACAACTTTGGTGTAATCTGGTTGGCATTGACATTTGTTTATGGGATCTAATCTTTAAATACACCCAATCCCCTACCTTTATCATTGACGGCCTGCATCTTTTGTTGGC
Coding sequences within:
- the LOC111241477 gene encoding uncharacterized protein LOC111241477, with translation MGMSWLATCLSTLYLTMFNSSASVSINSEMEDIRKNLQKIPFIPLSDGTYSSVDEGTIWLQSNNLNSGFDEEHKIEAFPNICAKLRTVSPSLFSTSSGTLSLNMIFMDNITQLLQGIGVQQLSVHDIVKLHILPALSDETMANKNRMLMVEYVCFVMLHLNSSCSDCFTESDXIISEFXCKSLLLTNCGFKCPADTPIHFCTGFGNPVTPKLLADCVNMTWHEVDLIYLSHPVNEPASSAAVKWRNFFEKIGITDFVQIIQVDKSVVDIGDATFKQVMWDRGLISAELLVKDWESPEIVQLLSLLSKGGNLENCKYLLEVLDMLWDACYSNKTTGHFYPKSTGDGHPFKSTFICSLCDVQWVVSTMDTDIHYPRDLFYDCETVRMILGDFAPYAVPKVKSERLVKDFGFKTRVTLGDILDVLKALRKSSKTLFKARYACPLQLLHMQFN